AGCGCGCGAGCGAGCTGGCTGATTGCGAAGGCAGTCGGCTCAGCCGACAGCCTTGCGCTCGCCTGTCGTGAGCGCCGCGTCGATCGCCGCGCTCACCGCCTCGACCGCCTTCATCCCGTCGACCTGATTCAGCTCACCCTTTTCCGCATAATAATGCGAAACGGGAGCGGTCTGGCTGCGATAGGCCTCGAGCCGCGTCTTGAACGCCTGCGGATTGTCGTCTCCGCGCACGCAGCCGCCATTGGCGATCGTCTCCGCGACACGCTTCTGCATCCGCGCCAGCAGCGCATTCTCATCGACCGAAAGCTCGATCACCGCGTCGAGCCGCTGGCCCTCCCGCGCGAGCAGCTCATCGAGCGCGCGCGCCTGCGCCACCGTGCGCGGAAAGCCGTCGAGAATGAAGCCGCGGGCGGCGTCCTTCTCCTTGATGCGCTGACCGATGATGCCGACGACGACCTCGTCGGGCACCAGGGCGCCGCTGTCCATGATCTCCTTGGCCTGGAGACCGATAGGCGAGCGCGCCTCGACCGCCGCGCGCAGCATGTCGCCAGTCGAGAGCTGCGGGATCGCATATTTGGCGACGAGCCGCGCCGACTGCGTTCCCTTGCCCGCGCCTGGCGGGCCGAGGAGAACCAGCCTCATTTGCGCCGCCCACGCAGCTTGGTCTTCCGGATCAGGCCCTCATATTGATGGGCCTGTAGATGACCGTGGATTTGAGCGACAGTGTCCATGGTGACGCTCACGACGATGAGCAGCGATGTGCCGCCGAAATAGAAGGGCAGATTGGCGTAGGAGATCAGCATCTCCGGCAGCAGGCAGATCACCGCGAGATAAGCGGCGCCGAGCACGGTGATCCGCATCAGCACGTCATCGATGAACTTCGCCGTGCGCTCGCCCGGCCGGATGCCCGGAATGAACCCGCCGTGCTTCTTCAGATTGTCCGCCGTCTCCGTCGGATTGAAGACGATGGCCGTGTAGAAGAAGGCGAAGAACACGATCAGCGCCACATAGG
The sequence above is a segment of the Methylosinus trichosporium OB3b genome. Coding sequences within it:
- a CDS encoding adenylate kinase translates to MRLVLLGPPGAGKGTQSARLVAKYAIPQLSTGDMLRAAVEARSPIGLQAKEIMDSGALVPDEVVVGIIGQRIKEKDAARGFILDGFPRTVAQARALDELLAREGQRLDAVIELSVDENALLARMQKRVAETIANGGCVRGDDNPQAFKTRLEAYRSQTAPVSHYYAEKGELNQVDGMKAVEAVSAAIDAALTTGERKAVG